From Acidobacteriota bacterium, one genomic window encodes:
- a CDS encoding cupin domain-containing protein: protein MKHNLESTFLRLRPDASIEKLPVDDSFWPKIAAGAFGDFHNEYLVTVNRFDSDWPFWERHPNGDEIVCLISGRIVFVLDGAGETELSNPGDFAFVPKGAWHTARVADQATLLFITAGEGTEHR from the coding sequence ATGAAGCATAATCTCGAATCAACCTTTCTCCGTCTACGTCCGGACGCTTCGATCGAAAAACTGCCGGTCGATGACTCATTCTGGCCCAAGATCGCGGCCGGCGCGTTTGGCGATTTTCATAATGAATATCTCGTCACGGTCAATCGGTTCGACAGTGACTGGCCGTTTTGGGAGCGGCATCCGAACGGCGACGAGATCGTCTGCCTGATCTCCGGAAGAATCGTTTTCGTGCTCGACGGCGCCGGCGAAACCGAGCTTTCGAATCCGGGCGATTTCGCGTTCGTTCCGAAGGGGGCCTGGCACACGGCGCGCGTCGCGGACCAGGCGACGTTGCTTTTCATCACCGCCGGCGAAGGAACGGAACATCGGTGA
- a CDS encoding VOC family protein, which produces MSETKMITPCLWFDGNGEEAAAFYVSLFANSSIGTVARFDGVNAVTVEFTLDGSKFVALNGGPQYRFTPAISFFVMCESIEEIDSLWAKITDGGGVMMPLDKYEWSDRYGWGSDRFGLGWQLMLGPVASVGQKIVPCLLFVGDQYGRGEEAINLYTSVFPDSPIDGILRYGANEPGREGTVKHAQFALRGSKFTVMDGPGEHAFGFSEALSFIVSCDDQAEIGHYWSSLTANGGAESMCGWLKDPFGVSWQIVPANIGELLSTPAAMQAMFGMRKIDIAGLRHAAG; this is translated from the coding sequence ATGTCAGAAACCAAAATGATAACTCCCTGTTTGTGGTTCGACGGAAACGGCGAAGAGGCGGCGGCGTTTTATGTTTCGCTGTTCGCGAATTCGTCGATCGGAACCGTCGCGCGTTTTGACGGCGTCAACGCGGTGACCGTCGAGTTCACTCTCGACGGCTCCAAATTCGTCGCGCTGAATGGCGGGCCGCAATACAGGTTCACGCCGGCGATCTCGTTTTTCGTGATGTGCGAAAGCATTGAAGAGATCGACTCGCTCTGGGCGAAGATCACCGACGGCGGCGGCGTTATGATGCCGCTCGACAAGTACGAATGGAGCGATCGCTACGGCTGGGGATCCGACCGCTTCGGACTCGGGTGGCAACTGATGCTCGGACCTGTCGCGAGCGTCGGCCAAAAGATCGTGCCGTGCCTGCTTTTCGTCGGCGATCAATACGGCCGCGGCGAAGAGGCGATCAATCTCTACACTTCGGTTTTCCCGGATTCGCCGATCGACGGAATCTTGCGCTATGGCGCCAACGAACCCGGACGCGAGGGAACGGTGAAACACGCGCAATTCGCGCTCCGCGGCAGCAAATTCACCGTTATGGACGGCCCCGGCGAGCACGCCTTCGGATTCAGCGAAGCACTTTCGTTCATCGTCAGCTGCGACGATCAGGCCGAGATCGGTCATTACTGGTCAAGCCTCACAGCCAACGGCGGCGCCGAAAGTATGTGCGGCTGGCTCAAGGACCCGTTCGGCGTCTCGTGGCAGATCGTGCCGGCGAACATCGGCGAACTTCTTTCGACTCCGGCCGCAATGCAGGCGATGTTCGGGATGCGCAAGATCGATATTGCCGGGTTGAGGCACGCCGCTGGATGA
- a CDS encoding HEAT repeat domain-containing protein: MRVSILLIVLLFSACSRTPEPAARPEPSPVPRSADADQFIKRMNEPGVANLQQSAFKTLSTDFSDFKKSDTVMNQTSWFLRVLSRYENGDRAALDEYGGIAKFTDKCAVWIKDDDQSIRAFGAVMIGVSGDKSFAPQLAELLTNSKYAEKDKVKYDRGRAAIALGMIGAEDYKPQLAKMLTSSEYNDRQGAALGLGFLKAKEYAKEVARLQDDKEPNVRDDARGALKLMGADELIRK, encoded by the coding sequence ATGAGAGTTTCGATCCTGCTGATTGTTTTGCTATTTTCCGCCTGCTCGCGGACGCCCGAGCCCGCAGCGCGACCTGAACCGTCGCCGGTGCCGCGCAGCGCCGATGCCGACCAATTCATCAAACGAATGAACGAACCCGGAGTCGCGAATCTGCAACAGAGCGCGTTCAAGACTCTGTCGACGGATTTTTCCGATTTCAAGAAATCTGACACCGTGATGAATCAAACGTCGTGGTTTCTCCGCGTTCTCAGCCGATACGAAAACGGCGATCGGGCAGCGCTCGACGAATATGGCGGAATCGCGAAGTTCACTGACAAATGTGCTGTCTGGATCAAGGACGACGACCAGTCGATCCGCGCGTTTGGAGCCGTTATGATCGGCGTTTCGGGCGACAAATCGTTCGCGCCGCAGTTGGCGGAGCTCCTGACAAATTCCAAATACGCCGAGAAAGATAAGGTGAAGTACGATCGCGGGCGGGCTGCGATCGCACTCGGGATGATCGGCGCCGAAGATTACAAGCCGCAGCTCGCAAAGATGCTCACGAGCAGCGAGTATAACGACCGACAGGGCGCGGCGCTCGGACTCGGATTCTTGAAGGCCAAGGAGTATGCGAAAGAGGTCGCCAGGCTTCAGGACGACAAGGAACCGAACGTCCGCGACGACGCCCGCGGCGCGCTGAAGTTGATGGGTGCGGATGAACTGATCAGGAAATGA
- a CDS encoding HD domain-containing protein, with translation MIDRLAAVAKLFELIENPSLIRHCYSVELVMRGAAERFGHPDEADAWGIAGLLHDADYEKFPDRHPNVIVDWLRSTGEERIAYAISAHFTEWNVPYVSTLDKALLACDELTGFVVACALIRPTGIIGMDTASVIKKFKNPKFAAGVSRFEVTAGAEMLGVELDELVGFIISVLNENAERLGLSGNRFDVGVVR, from the coding sequence ATGATCGACCGACTGGCTGCCGTCGCAAAACTATTCGAACTCATAGAGAATCCGTCGCTGATCCGGCATTGTTATTCGGTCGAGCTCGTGATGCGAGGCGCGGCCGAGCGGTTCGGGCACCCGGATGAAGCGGACGCGTGGGGAATCGCCGGGTTGCTCCACGATGCGGATTATGAGAAGTTCCCGGACCGGCATCCGAACGTCATCGTCGATTGGCTCCGCTCGACCGGCGAAGAGCGCATCGCCTACGCAATTTCTGCGCATTTCACGGAGTGGAACGTCCCGTACGTCTCGACGCTCGACAAGGCGCTGCTTGCCTGCGACGAACTTACCGGATTCGTCGTCGCCTGCGCATTGATCCGGCCGACGGGAATTATCGGAATGGATACGGCGAGCGTCATCAAGAAATTCAAGAATCCGAAGTTCGCCGCCGGCGTTTCGCGGTTCGAGGTAACCGCCGGAGCCGAGATGCTCGGCGTCGAGCTCGACGAATTGGTCGGATTCATCATCAGCGTCCTGAACGAAAACGCCGAACGGCTCGGGCTTTCGGGAAATCGGTTTGACGTCGGAGTTGTCCGTTGA
- a CDS encoding radical SAM protein, with protein MPKASSFSRFTRGVRHTVRAFASTKHPVLVHIVPMRRCNLACTYCNEYDKTSDPVAIDVMLKRIDKLAEFGSSVITISGGEPMMHPEIYEIIARIRHHGMIAGLISNGYYFQTEKIKKLNEAGLDYLQISIDNVTPDDVSKKSLKVLDGKLVNLSEHAKFKVNINSVVGGGVANPDEALIIANRAIELGFSSTVGVIHDEMGLNKGLTDHEKRVYKEIKAKGSRSYARWNWFQDELVEGNEYEWRCRAGARYLYVCEEGLVHWCSQQRGTPGIPLLEYTHEDMHREYNTEKWCAPTCTIQCVHQVGHLDAWRDKQISPEEYKKGKGLKKETVAQVLGSE; from the coding sequence ATGCCCAAGGCCAGCAGTTTTAGTCGTTTTACGCGCGGAGTACGTCATACGGTTCGCGCCTTTGCTTCGACCAAGCATCCAGTTTTGGTCCACATCGTCCCGATGCGGCGATGCAATCTCGCCTGCACGTATTGCAACGAATACGATAAAACGAGCGATCCGGTGGCGATCGACGTGATGCTCAAACGGATCGACAAACTCGCCGAATTCGGATCGTCGGTGATCACCATTTCCGGCGGCGAACCGATGATGCACCCGGAGATCTACGAGATCATCGCACGCATCCGCCATCACGGAATGATCGCCGGACTGATCTCCAACGGCTATTATTTCCAGACCGAGAAGATCAAGAAATTGAATGAGGCGGGGCTCGACTACCTGCAGATCTCGATCGACAACGTGACGCCCGACGACGTGTCAAAGAAGAGTCTCAAGGTTCTCGACGGCAAGCTCGTCAATCTGTCCGAGCACGCGAAGTTCAAGGTGAACATCAACTCGGTCGTCGGCGGCGGTGTCGCGAATCCGGATGAAGCTCTGATCATCGCGAACCGCGCGATCGAACTCGGGTTTTCATCGACTGTCGGCGTCATCCACGACGAAATGGGCCTAAACAAAGGCCTGACGGATCACGAAAAGCGCGTTTACAAGGAAATCAAGGCCAAAGGCTCCCGCTCCTACGCGCGCTGGAACTGGTTTCAGGATGAGCTTGTCGAAGGGAACGAATACGAATGGCGGTGCCGCGCCGGCGCGCGCTATCTCTACGTCTGCGAGGAGGGCCTCGTTCACTGGTGCTCCCAGCAACGCGGAACACCGGGAATCCCGCTGCTCGAATACACACACGAGGATATGCATCGCGAGTACAACACCGAAAAATGGTGCGCCCCGACCTGCACCATCCAGTGCGTCCATCAAGTCGGCCACCTCGACGCCTGGCGTGACAAGCAGATCTCGCCCGAAGAGTACAAGAAAGGGAAGGGACTCAAAAAGGAAACCGTTGCGCAGGTCCTCGGATCGGAATGA
- a CDS encoding outer membrane lipoprotein carrier protein LolA, which produces MKSIISAIALTVAFCIFTPANASAQVNEILKRMDTHYKALASLKADVSREVTNSQLNETDKQSGNLTLLPGKGTKLSFRLNWTSPKEENISVVNGKYIVYIPSYKRVYVGSSSSKTVKDKGGNALAVMSMSKEEIKANYDATYIGAETVGGTDTLRMKLTPKAKADYKYIELWVDGNGMPIQGKIVKLNNDSDTIRFSNLKKNEKVDKSVFAIKPPKGTEIVKG; this is translated from the coding sequence ATGAAGTCAATCATTAGCGCGATCGCCCTGACGGTCGCTTTCTGCATTTTTACACCGGCGAACGCGAGTGCGCAGGTCAATGAGATCCTGAAACGAATGGACACGCACTACAAGGCGCTGGCATCGCTCAAAGCGGACGTTTCGCGCGAGGTCACGAACTCGCAGTTGAACGAGACCGACAAGCAGTCCGGCAATCTCACGCTGCTGCCCGGAAAAGGCACGAAACTGTCGTTTCGCTTGAATTGGACGTCACCGAAAGAAGAGAACATCTCGGTCGTGAACGGAAAGTATATCGTTTACATACCGAGCTACAAGCGAGTCTATGTCGGAAGTTCGAGTTCGAAAACCGTCAAAGACAAGGGCGGCAACGCGCTTGCGGTGATGAGTATGTCGAAGGAAGAGATCAAGGCGAATTACGACGCCACGTACATCGGCGCCGAAACCGTCGGCGGTACCGACACGCTTCGGATGAAGCTCACGCCGAAAGCGAAGGCCGATTACAAGTATATCGAGCTTTGGGTTGACGGCAACGGAATGCCGATCCAGGGCAAGATCGTCAAACTCAACAACGACAGCGATACCATCCGCTTTTCGAACTTGAAGAAGAACGAGAAAGTCGACAAGAGCGTTTTCGCGATCAAACCGCCGAAAGGGACGGAAATCGTCAAGGGTTGA